A genomic window from Desertifilum tharense IPPAS B-1220 includes:
- a CDS encoding DUF2157 domain-containing protein codes for MVSDKFRRQLRQEMKLWLAEGLIDPAFYDQLAERYQLDSLETAASNRFVAVLLGLGGILLGLGAITFVAANWQAWSREVKTLLLLSLFAGVNIAGFYLWRYSQQSWQHRLGQGLLLLGALILGANLGLMSQMFHLSGPVYELFLVWGLGVIAMAYSLQMTSLGVMAILLLLLGYWQGVGELFMPGEFTWLRSLIEHMPLVASLLFIPLAYWCQSRAIFVLGAIALIPAFSLNLSVLQQINLDPGAITAIACTLPPALLWGYDDLLWPRVSSRLFQPLARTLAIFFFSIFFYWCSFHWFWNFFVGFYSAENRLSSASPLIDIGFLSLLTLWKWTQLIRPRWKPKRFWGLELTTAVIAGFILVSGATLLWHLRVEPIPVVATFIFNVQLFLLAAGLIRIGLALGRRDTFWGGMVLLTLQILSRMLEYNTALLFKSLVFVLCGVGVIAAGLWFERYLTHRAPSQEERI; via the coding sequence ATGGTTTCAGATAAATTTCGTCGCCAACTCCGTCAAGAGATGAAACTGTGGTTGGCGGAGGGTCTGATCGATCCGGCTTTCTACGATCAACTTGCCGAACGTTACCAGTTAGATAGCTTAGAAACGGCGGCGAGTAACCGTTTTGTGGCTGTTCTGCTGGGCTTGGGGGGCATTCTTTTAGGGTTGGGTGCGATTACGTTTGTGGCGGCGAATTGGCAGGCTTGGTCTAGAGAAGTCAAAACGCTGTTACTCCTCAGCTTATTTGCAGGGGTGAATATTGCGGGGTTTTACCTGTGGCGATATTCGCAGCAGTCTTGGCAGCATCGCTTGGGACAAGGCTTGTTACTCCTGGGGGCGCTGATTTTGGGGGCGAACTTGGGGTTGATGTCGCAGATGTTCCACCTCAGCGGCCCGGTTTACGAGTTATTTCTGGTTTGGGGTTTAGGCGTCATTGCAATGGCTTATAGCCTGCAAATGACCTCTTTAGGGGTGATGGCAATTTTATTGCTGTTGCTGGGCTACTGGCAGGGCGTTGGGGAGTTGTTTATGCCGGGGGAGTTCACCTGGTTGCGATCGCTCATAGAACACATGCCTCTGGTGGCCAGCTTGCTGTTTATTCCGTTAGCCTATTGGTGTCAGTCGCGCGCCATCTTTGTTTTAGGAGCGATCGCGCTGATCCCAGCTTTTAGCCTCAACCTCTCCGTCTTACAACAGATTAACCTAGATCCGGGAGCCATTACTGCGATCGCCTGTACCCTTCCCCCCGCCCTCTTATGGGGATATGATGACTTGCTGTGGCCGAGAGTCAGCAGTCGCCTGTTTCAACCCCTCGCCCGTACCCTAGCCATTTTCTTTTTCAGCATCTTCTTCTACTGGTGTTCGTTTCACTGGTTTTGGAACTTCTTTGTCGGCTTCTATTCCGCTGAAAACCGCCTCTCTAGCGCTTCCCCCCTCATCGATATCGGCTTTTTGTCTCTCCTCACCCTCTGGAAATGGACGCAGTTGATCCGCCCCCGCTGGAAACCTAAGCGCTTTTGGGGGTTAGAACTGACAACCGCTGTCATTGCCGGGTTTATTCTGGTTTCAGGGGCTACCTTACTCTGGCATTTGCGGGTTGAACCGATCCCAGTCGTGGCAACCTTTATCTTTAACGTGCAATTATTCTTGCTAGCGGCGGGTTTAATTCGGATTGGGCTAGCCTTGGGGCGACGCGATACCTTTTGGGGCGGAATGGTACTTCTCACCCTCCAAATTCTCAGCCGCATGTTGGAATACAACACCGCACTTTTGTTTAAATCGTTAGTCTTTGTATTATGTGGGGTAGGCGTGATTGCTGCGGGTTTGTGGTTTGAACGCTACCTCACCCATCGGGCACCGTCTCAGGAGGAAAGGATATGA
- a CDS encoding GDYXXLXY domain-containing protein — protein MTLPSNTDPLENSTLNPNITATRPSRKLLPSWRLWLPFVFQAALIISVPAQAVYTHLMGKTVILQTMPVDPYDLLRGYSQTLSYDISRWDTLQALPGWKELLEEPNSNESFPAPGTSFYVVLEEPETPEAANAEPLPWKPVQVSRNRPSQLNPNQVAIKGYFNYAQIKYGLETYYMPEDQRQQINHDISAAQLSEDRPFRVEVKVDERGRAVPVSLWISDRNYRF, from the coding sequence ATGACGTTACCATCCAATACAGACCCTTTGGAAAACTCAACGCTGAACCCCAATATTACAGCAACGCGCCCCTCGCGCAAGCTATTACCGAGTTGGCGGTTGTGGTTGCCTTTTGTGTTTCAAGCTGCTTTGATTATTTCGGTACCCGCCCAAGCCGTCTATACCCATTTGATGGGTAAAACGGTTATCTTGCAAACAATGCCCGTCGATCCTTACGACTTGCTGCGGGGCTATTCTCAAACCCTCAGTTACGATATTTCCCGCTGGGATACGCTACAAGCCCTTCCAGGTTGGAAAGAACTGTTAGAAGAACCCAATAGCAATGAAAGCTTTCCCGCGCCAGGGACGAGTTTTTATGTGGTGTTAGAAGAACCGGAAACGCCAGAAGCCGCTAATGCGGAACCTTTACCTTGGAAACCCGTACAAGTCAGCCGCAACCGTCCTTCTCAACTCAATCCCAATCAGGTGGCGATCAAGGGCTATTTTAATTACGCTCAAATTAAGTATGGTCTAGAAACCTACTATATGCCAGAAGACCAGCGCCAACAGATTAATCACGATATTTCGGCGGCGCAGTTAAGCGAGGATAGACCGTTTCGGGTAGAAGTGAAGGTTGATGAGCGAGGGCGGGCTGTTCCCGTGAGTCTTTGGATTAGCGATCGCAATTATCGCTTTTAA
- a CDS encoding regulatory protein RecX produces the protein MKVQAYFLQLISRKDYSVAQLVQKGEQQGFSPDEMQEAIAYLQELGYQSDRRLVEQIIQTGLNKYGKAVLKRKCYSKGLDPVLFEQVWQESAIDTDVQELDELKAKIQRKYHIEDFADLEPKTYRKVCQYLQYRGFHPREVLDAWND, from the coding sequence GTGAAAGTTCAAGCTTATTTTCTACAACTGATATCGCGCAAAGATTATAGTGTGGCTCAACTGGTGCAAAAAGGAGAGCAACAGGGGTTTTCGCCGGATGAGATGCAAGAAGCGATCGCCTATTTGCAAGAGCTAGGCTACCAGTCCGATCGGCGTTTAGTCGAGCAAATTATCCAAACCGGACTTAACAAGTATGGTAAAGCTGTCCTCAAGCGCAAATGCTACAGCAAAGGACTCGATCCTGTCCTATTTGAGCAAGTCTGGCAAGAAAGCGCTATCGATACAGACGTGCAAGAATTAGACGAACTCAAAGCCAAAATTCAGCGCAAATACCACATCGAGGACTTTGCGGACTTAGAACCCAAAACTTACCGCAAAGTGTGCCAGTATTTGCAATATCGGGGGTTTCATCCCCGCGAGGTTCTAGACGCCTGGAACGATTAA
- a CDS encoding L,D-transpeptidase produces the protein MEKQPLHGQRQKLSLLTSLVSIATLLGSLQVSAIASTPTVTLNESLFAVEEPQLPPIGEPASFLPSVTEQLRLVIKLGERRVRVYQGEQLKTTYPIAVGKPGWETPVGSYTVMQMVENPYWEHPWTGEVFKPGPDNPLGSHWIGFWTDGNNYIGFHGTPNEDSVGQPASHGCIRMYNQDILALFSMVEMGTPVIVEP, from the coding sequence ATGGAGAAACAACCATTGCACGGGCAACGCCAAAAATTATCGCTTTTGACCAGCCTTGTCAGTATTGCTACACTTTTAGGCAGCCTGCAAGTTAGTGCGATCGCCTCAACTCCAACAGTCACCCTAAACGAATCTTTATTCGCTGTTGAAGAACCCCAACTTCCTCCCATCGGCGAACCCGCTAGCTTTTTGCCATCCGTTACCGAACAACTGCGCCTTGTGATTAAACTTGGAGAAAGACGCGTTCGCGTTTACCAAGGCGAACAACTCAAAACCACCTATCCCATCGCCGTGGGTAAACCCGGTTGGGAAACCCCAGTCGGCAGCTATACAGTAATGCAAATGGTGGAAAATCCCTATTGGGAACACCCCTGGACGGGAGAAGTATTTAAACCTGGCCCCGATAACCCGTTAGGATCTCATTGGATTGGTTTTTGGACAGATGGTAACAACTATATCGGCTTCCACGGAACCCCCAACGAAGATTCCGTAGGTCAACCCGCCTCCCACGGCTGCATACGGATGTATAACCAAGATATCTTAGCCCTCTTTTCTATGGTAGAAATGGGAACGCCCGTGATCGTCGAACCATAA
- a CDS encoding glycoside hydrolase 100 family protein: MQEQPDLIAKAYTALEQSVFYFQNRPIGTVAACDPDVESLNYDQCFIRDFVSSALVFLIRGQNEIVQNFLEKTLRLQVKERQFDFFQPGFGLMPASFKVTTENGEQILKADFGDRAIGRVTPVDSSLWWLIMLRAYVKATGDIGLAHRPDFQRGIRLILDLCLVSRFDIYPTLLVPDGACMIDRRLGIAGHPLEIQSLFYAALRSAQELFLVNEENKSFLQAVNTRLVPLARHIREEYWLDNYRLNEIYRYRVEEYGEEALNQYNIYSESIPFDWLSKWLPPTGGYLAGNLGPSQLDCRFFTLGNLMAIIADLASVPQSQAIMELITYRWDDLVAEMPLKLCYPALDDREWQLLTGCDPKNRAWSYHNGGSWPVLLWMFVAAAIKTGREELAHQAIEIAEQRLLVDGWPEYYDGKNGRLIGKEARKFQTWTITGYLLAKELMAKPDALKLISFLD, encoded by the coding sequence ATGCAAGAGCAGCCGGATTTGATCGCTAAAGCGTATACTGCCCTAGAGCAATCTGTTTTTTACTTTCAAAATCGTCCCATTGGTACCGTAGCCGCTTGCGATCCGGATGTGGAGTCGCTGAATTACGATCAATGTTTTATTCGCGATTTTGTCTCTTCTGCCCTCGTATTTTTAATTCGCGGACAAAATGAGATCGTCCAGAATTTTCTAGAGAAAACCCTGCGCTTGCAAGTCAAAGAAAGACAGTTTGACTTCTTTCAACCCGGTTTTGGCTTAATGCCTGCTAGCTTTAAGGTGACTACCGAAAATGGCGAACAAATCTTAAAAGCAGATTTTGGCGATCGCGCTATTGGTCGAGTCACCCCTGTAGACTCAAGTTTATGGTGGCTAATTATGCTGCGGGCTTATGTGAAAGCCACAGGAGATATAGGTTTAGCCCATCGCCCCGACTTTCAACGGGGAATTCGCCTCATTTTAGATTTATGCTTAGTGTCGCGCTTCGATATTTACCCAACCCTACTGGTTCCCGATGGCGCGTGCATGATCGATCGTCGCTTGGGAATAGCGGGACATCCTCTAGAAATTCAATCCCTATTCTACGCAGCCTTGCGCTCTGCACAGGAATTATTTCTGGTTAATGAAGAAAATAAATCGTTCCTGCAAGCCGTTAATACCCGTTTGGTTCCCCTCGCCCGACATATTCGCGAAGAATATTGGTTAGATAACTATCGCCTTAACGAAATTTATCGCTATCGCGTTGAAGAATACGGCGAAGAAGCCCTCAATCAATATAATATTTATTCTGAATCCATTCCCTTTGATTGGCTCTCTAAATGGTTGCCCCCGACGGGCGGTTATTTAGCCGGAAATTTAGGCCCTTCTCAACTCGATTGTCGCTTCTTTACCCTAGGGAATTTGATGGCGATTATTGCCGATTTAGCGAGCGTACCGCAATCGCAAGCCATTATGGAATTAATTACCTATCGTTGGGACGATCTGGTGGCTGAAATGCCCTTGAAATTATGCTATCCCGCCTTAGACGATCGCGAGTGGCAACTGCTGACGGGGTGCGATCCTAAAAATCGGGCTTGGTCTTACCATAATGGCGGAAGTTGGCCCGTTTTGCTGTGGATGTTTGTCGCCGCCGCGATTAAAACGGGGCGAGAAGAATTAGCTCATCAAGCCATTGAAATTGCCGAACAACGCTTGCTGGTTGACGGTTGGCCGGAATACTATGATGGCAAAAATGGTCGGTTAATTGGTAAGGAAGCGCGGAAGTTTCAAACTTGGACGATTACAGGCTACTTGCTCGCTAAAGAGTTAATGGCAAAACCCGATGCTCTCAAGCTAATTAGTTTTCTGGATTAA
- the nblB gene encoding phycobilisome degradation protein NblB produces MSVTPESVQQLLSSDDYGDRLRGVNQLRELDPAIAFEMIQPATNDPNVRVRYAAVSQVSSLGEQDRQVALELLRDRLLNDPEADVKAAAADSLGALHLTEAYPELEQIYQESSEWLVKFSILAALGELGDLRAFDLLKQGLSASTELEQTAAISALGELGDPRAVSLLIPFATNPDWQIRYRVVQALHRLGTSEAQTTLEQLTRDEVAQVAQEAKNSLSTM; encoded by the coding sequence ATGAGCGTTACACCTGAGTCAGTTCAACAATTATTAAGTTCGGATGATTATGGCGATCGCTTGCGGGGAGTGAACCAACTGCGCGAACTCGATCCGGCGATCGCGTTTGAGATGATTCAACCCGCAACAAATGACCCCAATGTCAGAGTCCGCTATGCGGCTGTCAGTCAGGTTTCTAGCCTAGGCGAACAAGATCGACAAGTGGCTTTAGAACTGTTGCGCGATCGCCTCCTCAACGATCCTGAAGCCGATGTCAAAGCCGCTGCCGCCGACTCCCTCGGCGCACTCCACTTAACCGAAGCCTATCCCGAACTCGAACAAATCTATCAAGAGAGTTCTGAGTGGTTGGTGAAATTTAGCATTCTCGCTGCATTAGGCGAACTGGGAGACTTGCGGGCGTTCGATCTGCTCAAACAAGGCTTAAGCGCTTCAACCGAACTCGAACAAACCGCCGCCATTAGCGCATTAGGCGAACTTGGAGATCCCCGCGCCGTCTCCCTACTCATCCCCTTTGCAACCAACCCAGACTGGCAAATTCGCTATCGGGTGGTGCAAGCGCTGCATCGCTTAGGCACCTCAGAAGCACAGACAACTTTAGAACAACTCACCCGCGATGAGGTGGCACAAGTCGCCCAAGAAGCCAAAAATAGCTTAAGCACGATGTAA
- a CDS encoding CBS domain-containing protein has product MPKLVADVMTRDPVVVNPKATLQQAINTLAEHRISGLPVVEEGKLIGVISESDLLWQETGVTPPPYIMLLDSVIFLQNPATYEKDLHKAMGLTVAEVMSDRPITIEVDRPLKDAAKLMHERNIRRLPVLDEAGTLVGILTRGDIIRSMVKA; this is encoded by the coding sequence ATGCCCAAACTTGTTGCTGATGTGATGACCCGCGATCCGGTGGTGGTGAACCCCAAAGCCACCCTCCAGCAAGCCATTAACACCCTCGCCGAACATCGCATTAGCGGGCTTCCGGTGGTCGAAGAAGGCAAGTTAATCGGCGTAATCTCCGAAAGTGACCTGCTCTGGCAAGAAACGGGAGTGACGCCACCGCCTTATATTATGCTGCTCGATAGCGTAATTTTTCTGCAAAATCCCGCCACCTATGAAAAAGACTTGCACAAAGCAATGGGGTTAACCGTGGCAGAGGTGATGAGCGATCGCCCCATTACGATTGAAGTCGATCGACCCTTAAAAGATGCAGCCAAGCTGATGCACGAACGGAATATTCGCCGCCTTCCGGTACTCGATGAAGCGGGAACTTTAGTCGGAATTCTCACCCGTGGCGATATTATTCGCTCAATGGTTAAAGCTTAG
- a CDS encoding M42 family metallopeptidase, with protein sequence MSEIYDRLFETIEELVLQHSPSGVEGEIDRFLLSRLASMQVEANLDAAGNLMIRIPGKDSQRAIAITAHKDEIGAIVKTIGDAGKVEVRKLGGAFPWVYGEGVVDLLGDRATLSGILSFGSRHVSHESPQKAQQTDMPLAWEDAWVETKCSAEELEAAGIRPGTRVVIGKHRKHPIRLKDYIGSYTLDNKASVAILLALAERVKQPAIDIYLVASAKEEVGAVGALYFAQRQRLEALIALEICPLAPEYPIEDGEAPVLLSQDGYGIYDEGLNQQLQLAAQMAEIPVQLAVISGFGSDGSIAMKFGCVPKAACLAFPTQNTHGYEIAHLGAIANCITILETFCQLPM encoded by the coding sequence ATGAGTGAGATTTACGATCGACTGTTTGAAACGATTGAAGAATTGGTATTGCAGCATTCGCCGAGTGGGGTGGAAGGAGAAATCGATCGGTTCTTGCTGAGTCGCTTGGCGAGTATGCAGGTAGAAGCCAACTTAGACGCGGCGGGAAATCTGATGATTAGGATACCGGGAAAAGACTCTCAAAGAGCGATCGCCATTACCGCCCATAAAGATGAAATTGGCGCAATTGTTAAAACCATTGGAGACGCGGGAAAAGTCGAAGTCCGCAAACTCGGCGGCGCGTTTCCCTGGGTGTATGGGGAAGGCGTTGTCGATTTATTGGGCGATCGCGCTACCTTAAGCGGTATCCTCAGTTTTGGTTCTCGCCATGTCTCCCACGAATCGCCCCAGAAAGCCCAACAGACCGATATGCCGCTAGCGTGGGAAGATGCTTGGGTAGAAACCAAATGCAGCGCCGAGGAATTAGAAGCGGCGGGAATTCGTCCGGGAACCCGCGTGGTAATTGGCAAACATCGCAAGCATCCCATCCGCCTCAAAGATTATATTGGCAGCTATACCCTAGATAACAAGGCCTCAGTAGCAATTCTTTTAGCCTTAGCAGAACGGGTGAAACAGCCAGCCATTGATATTTACCTAGTCGCCTCCGCTAAAGAGGAAGTTGGGGCAGTTGGCGCGCTATACTTTGCCCAACGCCAGCGCTTAGAAGCGTTAATTGCCTTAGAAATTTGTCCCCTAGCGCCAGAATATCCGATTGAAGACGGCGAGGCCCCAGTTTTACTCTCTCAAGATGGCTACGGCATCTACGATGAGGGGTTGAATCAGCAATTGCAACTGGCGGCGCAAATGGCAGAGATACCCGTTCAACTGGCAGTTATTAGCGGGTTTGGTAGCGATGGATCGATCGCCATGAAATTTGGTTGCGTTCCCAAAGCCGCCTGTTTAGCCTTCCCCACCCAGAACACCCACGGTTATGAAATTGCCCATTTAGGCGCGATCGCCAACTGCATTACGATTCTAGAAACCTTTTGTCAACTGCCGATGTAG
- a CDS encoding ABC transporter ATP-binding protein, whose amino-acid sequence MNPSTSSVKQRRPESDWKLFLRLVPYARRNQGLLILCFVLLIPLSLAGAVQPLIVGQAVSLIRQEEVWPLLANFSVANGLNILSGLLLVTVIIRLLFVGWQGYLVQKVGQQMTAEIRNDLFDHVTSLAVRFFDRTPVGKLITRLTSDVEALGEVFSTGAIGILNDIFTIAVIIVIIFLRQWQLASLLVLMLLPVTAVIIYFQQQYRKANYKAREELSVLNAQLQENIVGIGVVQLFRRERFNSELFRNTNNKYIHEVDKTIFHDSAVSATLEWIALFAIAVVLWAGGVLVMREELSFGILAEFILFAPRLFDPLRRFAEKFTMLQAGFTAIERISDVLNEPIEIRDAVDSKGQLTESSAQSGEIRFEQVWFAYKGDEYVLKNLDFTIRPGEKVALVGPTGAGKSSIIRLLCRLYEPTKGRILVDGIDIRDLPQSELRRHIGVILQDGFLFAGDVKSNISLGERYSLEQIQKAAQSTNVASFIEDLPQGYDTQLRERGTNLSSGQKQLLAFARVAIREPKILVLDEATANLDVGTEVLIQSALDQLLEERTAIIIAHRLSTIRNVDRILVLKRGELIESGSHEELLTQNGLYASLYNLQALGEGR is encoded by the coding sequence ATGAACCCTAGCACTTCTTCGGTAAAACAGCGACGCCCAGAGAGTGACTGGAAACTCTTTTTGAGGTTAGTACCCTATGCGCGTCGGAATCAGGGTTTGCTGATTCTCTGCTTTGTCCTGTTGATCCCATTGTCCCTAGCGGGGGCCGTTCAACCCTTAATTGTCGGTCAAGCGGTATCGTTGATTCGCCAGGAGGAAGTTTGGCCGCTTCTTGCTAATTTCAGCGTGGCTAATGGTTTAAATATTCTCTCCGGCTTATTGTTAGTTACTGTTATTATTCGCCTATTATTTGTCGGGTGGCAGGGATATTTAGTGCAAAAAGTCGGTCAACAAATGACCGCAGAAATTCGTAACGATCTCTTCGATCATGTCACATCTCTGGCGGTTCGTTTTTTCGACCGCACGCCCGTGGGTAAATTAATTACCCGCTTAACGAGCGATGTGGAAGCTTTGGGAGAAGTATTTTCTACCGGGGCGATTGGTATTCTCAACGATATTTTTACCATTGCTGTTATTATCGTCATTATCTTTTTGCGGCAATGGCAATTAGCCAGTTTATTAGTTTTAATGTTATTGCCAGTAACGGCAGTCATTATCTATTTTCAGCAGCAATATCGCAAAGCAAACTATAAAGCGCGAGAAGAACTCTCAGTTCTCAACGCTCAGTTACAGGAAAATATTGTCGGGATTGGTGTCGTTCAACTGTTCCGACGCGAACGGTTTAATAGCGAACTGTTTCGCAATACCAATAACAAATATATCCATGAGGTGGATAAAACCATCTTTCACGATTCGGCGGTTTCTGCCACACTAGAGTGGATTGCACTATTTGCGATCGCAGTAGTCCTCTGGGCGGGTGGCGTGCTGGTGATGCGCGAGGAACTGAGTTTTGGGATACTGGCAGAATTTATCTTATTTGCGCCGCGTTTATTTGACCCTTTGCGCCGCTTTGCTGAAAAATTCACCATGCTACAAGCCGGGTTTACCGCCATCGAACGTATTAGCGATGTCCTCAACGAACCGATTGAAATTCGCGATGCTGTAGATTCTAAAGGACAACTGACAGAATCTAGCGCCCAATCGGGTGAAATTCGCTTTGAACAAGTGTGGTTTGCCTACAAGGGGGATGAGTACGTCCTCAAGAATTTAGACTTTACCATCCGTCCGGGCGAAAAGGTGGCGCTTGTTGGGCCGACAGGTGCGGGAAAAAGCTCAATTATTCGCCTGCTATGTCGCCTCTACGAACCCACGAAGGGACGAATTTTAGTAGATGGGATTGATATTCGCGATCTTCCCCAATCCGAACTTCGCCGCCATATCGGGGTAATTTTACAAGATGGATTTCTATTCGCCGGGGATGTGAAAAGTAACATTTCTCTGGGAGAACGCTATAGCCTAGAGCAAATTCAAAAAGCGGCTCAATCAACCAATGTTGCAAGTTTTATTGAAGATTTACCCCAAGGCTATGATACCCAATTGCGGGAACGGGGAACGAATCTTTCTAGCGGACAAAAGCAGCTTTTAGCCTTTGCTCGCGTGGCGATCCGAGAACCCAAAATTCTCGTTTTGGATGAAGCAACGGCGAATTTGGATGTGGGAACGGAGGTATTAATTCAGTCAGCTTTAGACCAACTGTTAGAAGAGAGAACGGCGATTATTATTGCTCACCGCCTCTCGACTATTCGCAATGTTGACCGGATTTTGGTGTTAAAGCGGGGTGAGTTGATTGAGTCGGGTTCCCATGAGGAATTGTTAACCCAAAATGGGCTTTATGCCAGCTTGTACAATTTACAGGCGTTAGGGGAGGGGCGATAG
- a CDS encoding sulfate/molybdate ABC transporter ATP-binding protein: MGIVVENVSKRFGSFIAVNQVSLEVKSGSLVALLGPSGSGKSTLLRLIAGLESPDEGKILLTGKDATYQSVQDRNIGFVFQHYALFKHMTVRQNISFGLDIRKVPKARRKDRVEELLELVQLQGLGDRYPSQLSGGQRQRVALARALAVQPQVLLLDEPFGALDAKVRKDLRAWLRRLHDEVHVTTVFVTHDQEEAMEVSDEIVVMNQGKVEQVGTPADIYDNPASAFVMSFIGPVNILPSTSRIFEGNGFESAHPEIFLRPHDVAIETTSTESSVPARVGRLINLGWEVQVELLLDDGQVLNAHLNRDRFKELQLQPNQRVYVKPKEAKTFPLYYSI, translated from the coding sequence GTGGGCATTGTTGTTGAAAATGTATCTAAGCGGTTTGGTAGTTTTATTGCCGTTAACCAAGTCAGCTTAGAAGTCAAATCCGGCTCTTTGGTTGCTTTACTCGGTCCCTCTGGATCGGGTAAATCCACCCTATTGCGGCTCATTGCAGGGTTAGAATCCCCAGATGAAGGTAAGATTTTGCTGACGGGGAAAGACGCGACCTACCAAAGCGTGCAAGACCGGAATATTGGCTTTGTCTTCCAACACTATGCCCTATTCAAGCATATGACCGTCCGCCAGAATATCTCCTTTGGGTTAGATATTCGCAAAGTTCCCAAAGCCCGACGAAAAGACCGGGTGGAAGAACTGCTAGAGTTAGTGCAATTGCAAGGATTAGGCGATCGCTATCCCTCGCAACTGTCTGGAGGACAGCGCCAGCGGGTAGCCTTAGCTAGAGCTTTAGCCGTACAACCCCAAGTGTTACTCTTAGACGAACCCTTCGGCGCGTTGGATGCGAAAGTCCGCAAAGATTTACGCGCTTGGTTGCGACGGTTGCACGATGAAGTCCATGTTACGACCGTTTTCGTCACCCACGACCAAGAAGAAGCAATGGAAGTCTCTGACGAAATTGTGGTGATGAACCAGGGGAAAGTGGAACAAGTGGGAACCCCGGCTGATATTTACGACAACCCGGCTTCCGCATTTGTAATGAGCTTTATTGGCCCAGTGAATATTTTACCAAGTACCTCGCGGATCTTTGAGGGAAATGGGTTTGAGTCAGCGCATCCCGAAATCTTCCTGCGTCCTCACGATGTCGCGATTGAAACCACCTCCACAGAGAGTAGCGTACCCGCCAGAGTCGGACGGCTGATTAACTTGGGGTGGGAAGTTCAAGTTGAGTTATTGTTGGATGATGGCCAGGTTTTGAACGCTCACCTGAATCGCGATCGCTTCAAAGAACTCCAACTCCAACCCAACCAGCGCGTTTACGTTAAACCCAAGGAAGCCAAAACCTTTCCCCTCTACTATTCCATCTAA
- the yidD gene encoding membrane protein insertion efficiency factor YidD: protein MNGTWLDFAVRHTAASSIGGYQRYISPRKGFACAYRILHRDLSCSEYAKRAIAKHGIGDAIPLIRQRFQACKQANQMLKARFAQVSDRPEDEENQTRPKKQPDRGVCAFGSNDCQEALCCEPTGSILECGAEGCSNDSSCLNDGCGDCTPDLDCSGVDCCSCG from the coding sequence ATGAATGGAACTTGGCTAGATTTCGCGGTTCGTCATACGGCAGCGTCTTCAATTGGGGGATATCAACGCTATATTTCCCCTCGGAAGGGATTTGCTTGTGCGTATCGAATTTTACACCGAGATTTGTCCTGTTCTGAGTATGCCAAACGCGCGATCGCCAAACATGGCATAGGAGACGCCATCCCTCTGATTCGTCAGCGTTTCCAAGCCTGCAAGCAAGCCAACCAAATGCTGAAAGCTAGATTTGCTCAAGTTAGCGATCGCCCCGAAGACGAAGAAAATCAAACCCGTCCGAAAAAACAACCCGATCGAGGCGTCTGCGCTTTCGGTTCCAATGACTGCCAAGAGGCTCTGTGCTGCGAGCCAACTGGCAGTATTCTAGAGTGTGGTGCTGAGGGTTGTAGTAACGACTCCAGTTGCCTAAATGATGGCTGTGGCGATTGCACGCCAGACTTAGACTGCTCTGGAGTAGATTGCTGTAGCTGCGGTTAG